The Deltaproteobacteria bacterium DNA window GCCCGTTGGCGTAGGGCGGTCCGTCGTGCAGCACGTAGGTTTCCTGGCCGTCGTTGGCGTTCACCATGGCGTTGTAGGCGTCGGTCGAGGCCCAGCGTTCCAGAATCTTGGGTTCGTTCTGGGTCAGGCTTGCTTTCATGGGAAAGGTTGTGGCGGGCAGATTCAGGGTTTTCTTGTAATCGCTCATGGGACGGCGTTCCTCCGGGTTATCTCTCGCGCGCCAACGGGCCAGCGGTGGGCGTGGCGGGTGCAATGGTTCAATTTGTGATGAAGCGTGGAACTCTGGAATATCCGTCATTCGAAGTCAAGTTTCGGAGGCCGGAATGCACGGGAAAGGATGCCTGGCTATTCCGCGCCGAACTGCCCACGGACCACGGATTCCGACGGAAACGGACAGCCGGTTTCAAGAAAACCTAACCACGAGTTTTGATGTGGCCCGGGCGTCAGATCCAGGCTGGTGCCAAAAAGACCGGTCAAATCCGCGTCGGCCACGGCATCCGATTGAAGATTGTCGCTGGCGGGCCGTGCGGCCCGCCGGGTGTTACCAGATTTCGCGGTGGATCAGCTCGGGCCGGAAGCGGTCCTTGTTTTCAAAGGCCGCGTCGGGCCAACCCACGGGGATGAGGGCGAAGGGGATGATGTGCTCGGGAATGGCCAGGAGCTTGCGGAATCCGTCCATGCGGCTCGCATCCGGAAAGACCCCGACCCAGACCGTGCCCAGGCCCAGGTC harbors:
- a CDS encoding nitroreductase family protein, with product DLGLGTVWVGVFPDASRMDGFRKLLAIPEHIIPFALIPVGWPDAAFENKDRFRPELIHREIW